The Branchiostoma floridae strain S238N-H82 chromosome 8, Bfl_VNyyK, whole genome shotgun sequence genome has a segment encoding these proteins:
- the LOC118421556 gene encoding pancreatic triacylglycerol lipase-like isoform X2: MCESCSSNRLKVSIGCAVSLVFVIIGLYFAFRGHQEARAQQVCYDGLGCFSRGGDFPDALPQSPGEINTQFLLYTRNNPATEQSIMYDDSSSVVNSYFDSSKKIKILIHGYMDDKTEEWLILAREAILAREDVNVIVVDWGGGANSINYIQVAANTRVVGAQIARLITYLMQLTFVSESSVHLIGHSLGAHISGYAGERLQPRPARITALDAAEPGFQGMPTHVRLDPSDAMFVDAIHTDGESILALGFGMSQAVGHLDFYPNGGSEQPGCEQSILDFIISEGLIDGSKYFVTCNHKRASRLFIESISSNCPWLGYPCSDWEAFQAGRCLSCGAAGCHRMGYEADKNTLSAGAQNVKLYFTTEGESPYCHREEHRVSLTMSAGADSREVQEMYVTLHGTGGSSQQVMVVEDDKDFEPGQTYVFMVGTAEDLGTVTSVDIQWEEDDDWYNPFTWFNSPTLVLDRLTVDTAGLNTFSTATFCSSPNGLAEGQTISLHVGGCGGPITG; this comes from the exons ATGTGCGAGTCATGTAGCAGTAACCGCCTCAAAGTCTCTATTGGCTGCGCCGTCAGTTTGGTTTTCGTAATTATCGGACTCTATTTTGCTTtccgtggacaccaggaggcGAGAG CCCAGCAGGTGTGTTATGACGGCCTGGGTTGTTTCTCGCGCGGAGGGGACTTCCCTGACGCCCTGCCCCAGTCTCCCGGCGAGATCAACACACAGTTCCTGCTGTACACCCGCAACAACCCCGCCACCGAGCAGAGCATCATGTATGACGACTCCAGCAGTGTCGTCAACTCATACTTCGACAG CTCGAAGAAAATAAAGATCCTTATCCATGGCTACATGGACGACAAGACGGAGGAATGGCTGATCCTGGCGCGAGAGGCCATCCTGGCCAGAGAGGACGTTAACGTGATCGTGGTGGACTGGGGCGGTGGCGCCAACAGCATCAACTACATCCAGGTGGCGGCAAATACCCGCGTGGTGGGGGCACAGATCGCTAGACTCATCACATATCTCATG CAACTGACGTTCGTGTCGGAGTCGTCCGTCCATCTGATCGGGCACAGCCTGGGGGCGCACATCAGCGGGTACGCCGGGGAGAGACTGCAGCCCAGACCGGCCAGGATCACAG CCCTGGATGCGGCTGAGCCAGGTTTCCAGGGCATGCCGACACACGTGCGCCTGGACCCGTCAGACGCCATGTTTGTGGACGCCATACACACTGATGGAGAGAGTATTCTCGCATTAG GATTTGGAATGTCCCAGGCTGTCGGCCATCTTGACTTCTACCCAAACGGAGGCTCAGAACAGCCTGGATGTGAACAAAGCATCCTGGACTTCATCATATCGGAGGGCCTCATAGACG GCAGCAAGTATTTCGTCACCTGCAACCACAAGAGAGCTTCCCGGCTGTTTATCGAGTCCATCAGCTCGAACTGCCCGTGGCTAGGCTACCCGTGCTCGGACTGGGAGGCGTTCCAGGCCGGCAGGTGCCTGTCGTGCGGTGCGGCGGGGTGCCACAGGATGGGGTACGAGGCTGACAAGAACACCCTGTCGGCAGGGGCGCAAAACGTCAAGCTGTATTTTACAACAGAGGGGGAGTCTCCGTACTGCC ACCGTGAGGAACACCGGGTGAGCCTGACCATGTCGGCGGGAGCAGACTCCAGGGAGGTGCAGGAGATGTACGTCACCCTGCACGGGACTGGCGGGTCTTCCCAGCAGGTCATGGTTGTCGA AGACGACAAAGACTTTGAGCCAGGCCAGACGTACGTGTTTATGGTGGGGACGGCTGAAGACCTGGGTACGGTGACTAGTGTGGACATTCAGTGGGAGGAGGATGACGACTGGTACAACCCCTTCACCTGGTTCAATTCCCCCACCCTGGTGCTGGACAGGCTCACGGTAGACACCGCCGGGCTTAACACCTTCAGCAC GGCCACGTTTTGTAGCAGTCCGAACGGCTTGGCGGAGGGTCAAACCATTTCCCTCCATGTCGGGGGGTGCGGTGGCCCTATCACCGGATAG
- the LOC118421776 gene encoding proline-rich receptor-like protein kinase PERK8, which produces MAVGVDAARLTRADDVFTEHQLQYIFGVKSPTSSGRNALGLRRTSGRPPHVAMSNGPVSPAGGSVRQRVWPPPAENPEPDKAASTPRPKPLRKTSFPQFESPQSPDSVSSPQAKSSPNTPTLSSPQAEPSRTPIVISSPVSDPPRVPLIISSPLSDPPPSLPSTEPPHSPEIPSSPQSSPRSPIIISSPISEPTRSPLIISSPLSETSRSQPSSEPTTPVILSSPQSEPRSPVIITSKTAESPRSPIIISSPLPKSPVSPLVISSPQSQLPIIVSKKDTPAAPQQQAPAGEQAASPSPGPDSTLTKRNSVILMRGGETEETKGPSLKERISALYGSS; this is translated from the coding sequence ATGGCGGTAGGAGTGGATGCTGCCAGGCTAACCAGAGCAGACGATGTCTTCACCGAGCATCAGCTCCAGTATATCTTCGGCGTCAAGTCTCCTACGAGTAGCGGGAGGAACGCCCTTGGATTACGGCGTACGTCGGGAAGACCGCCGCATGTTGCCATGTCGAACGGCCCGGTGAGTCCGGCGGGTGGTTCCGTCAGACAGAGAGTCTGGCCTCCACCGGCCGAAAATCCTGAGCCTGACAAGGCTGCGTCAACACCGAGACCCAAGCCGCTAAGAAAGACGTCGTTCCCACAGTTTGAATCGCCACAGAGCCCCGACAGTGTTTCTTCGCCGCAGGCAAAGTCATCCCCAAACACACCGACTCTGTCGTCACCACAAGCCGAGCCGTCCCGGACACCTATCGTCATCTCGTCACCTGTGTCGGACCCACCGCGCGTTCCCCTCATCATCTCCTCCCCGCTGTCTGATCCACCTCCGAGCCTGCCTTCCACCGAGCCGCCTCACAGCCCGGAGATACCCTCATCCCCTCAGTCCTCACCTCGCAGCCCAATCATCATCTCTTCCCCCATCTCTGAGCCGACAAGAAGCCCTCTCATCATCTCCTCCCCGCTGTCGGAGACATCCCGAAGCCAGCCTTCCTCCGAGCCGACCACCCCGGTGATCCTGTCTTCCCCTCAGTCGGAGCCCAGAAGTCCGGTCATCATCACCTCGAAGACGGCAGAATCACCGCGAAGCCCGATCATCATCTCGTCCCCACTCCCCAAGTCCCCGGTAAGCCCTCTTGTCATCTCGTCCCCGCAGTCACAACTTCCCATCATCGTGTCGAAGAAGGACACCCCGGCGGCACCCCAGCAGCAGGCCCCGGCAGGTGAGCAGGCGGCCTCCCCTAGCCCCGGCCCCGACTCTACCCTCACCAAACGGAACTCTGTAATTCTCATGCGGGGAGGAGAGACTGAGGAGACCAAGGGACCTTCCTTAAAGGAACGGATAAGTGCTCTGTACGGATCGTCTTAG
- the LOC118421556 gene encoding pancreatic triacylglycerol lipase-like isoform X1, with protein MRIFKKCGFSSNMEHFLCAFLVLVGVVVAANAQQVCYDGLGCFSRGGDFPDALPQSPGEINTQFLLYTRNNPATEQSIMYDDSSSVVNSYFDSSKKIKILIHGYMDDKTEEWLILAREAILAREDVNVIVVDWGGGANSINYIQVAANTRVVGAQIARLITYLMQLTFVSESSVHLIGHSLGAHISGYAGERLQPRPARITALDAAEPGFQGMPTHVRLDPSDAMFVDAIHTDGESILALGFGMSQAVGHLDFYPNGGSEQPGCEQSILDFIISEGLIDGSKYFVTCNHKRASRLFIESISSNCPWLGYPCSDWEAFQAGRCLSCGAAGCHRMGYEADKNTLSAGAQNVKLYFTTEGESPYCHREEHRVSLTMSAGADSREVQEMYVTLHGTGGSSQQVMVVEDDKDFEPGQTYVFMVGTAEDLGTVTSVDIQWEEDDDWYNPFTWFNSPTLVLDRLTVDTAGLNTFSTATFCSSPNGLAEGQTISLHVGGCGGPITG; from the exons CCCAGCAGGTGTGTTATGACGGCCTGGGTTGTTTCTCGCGCGGAGGGGACTTCCCTGACGCCCTGCCCCAGTCTCCCGGCGAGATCAACACACAGTTCCTGCTGTACACCCGCAACAACCCCGCCACCGAGCAGAGCATCATGTATGACGACTCCAGCAGTGTCGTCAACTCATACTTCGACAG CTCGAAGAAAATAAAGATCCTTATCCATGGCTACATGGACGACAAGACGGAGGAATGGCTGATCCTGGCGCGAGAGGCCATCCTGGCCAGAGAGGACGTTAACGTGATCGTGGTGGACTGGGGCGGTGGCGCCAACAGCATCAACTACATCCAGGTGGCGGCAAATACCCGCGTGGTGGGGGCACAGATCGCTAGACTCATCACATATCTCATG CAACTGACGTTCGTGTCGGAGTCGTCCGTCCATCTGATCGGGCACAGCCTGGGGGCGCACATCAGCGGGTACGCCGGGGAGAGACTGCAGCCCAGACCGGCCAGGATCACAG CCCTGGATGCGGCTGAGCCAGGTTTCCAGGGCATGCCGACACACGTGCGCCTGGACCCGTCAGACGCCATGTTTGTGGACGCCATACACACTGATGGAGAGAGTATTCTCGCATTAG GATTTGGAATGTCCCAGGCTGTCGGCCATCTTGACTTCTACCCAAACGGAGGCTCAGAACAGCCTGGATGTGAACAAAGCATCCTGGACTTCATCATATCGGAGGGCCTCATAGACG GCAGCAAGTATTTCGTCACCTGCAACCACAAGAGAGCTTCCCGGCTGTTTATCGAGTCCATCAGCTCGAACTGCCCGTGGCTAGGCTACCCGTGCTCGGACTGGGAGGCGTTCCAGGCCGGCAGGTGCCTGTCGTGCGGTGCGGCGGGGTGCCACAGGATGGGGTACGAGGCTGACAAGAACACCCTGTCGGCAGGGGCGCAAAACGTCAAGCTGTATTTTACAACAGAGGGGGAGTCTCCGTACTGCC ACCGTGAGGAACACCGGGTGAGCCTGACCATGTCGGCGGGAGCAGACTCCAGGGAGGTGCAGGAGATGTACGTCACCCTGCACGGGACTGGCGGGTCTTCCCAGCAGGTCATGGTTGTCGA AGACGACAAAGACTTTGAGCCAGGCCAGACGTACGTGTTTATGGTGGGGACGGCTGAAGACCTGGGTACGGTGACTAGTGTGGACATTCAGTGGGAGGAGGATGACGACTGGTACAACCCCTTCACCTGGTTCAATTCCCCCACCCTGGTGCTGGACAGGCTCACGGTAGACACCGCCGGGCTTAACACCTTCAGCAC GGCCACGTTTTGTAGCAGTCCGAACGGCTTGGCGGAGGGTCAAACCATTTCCCTCCATGTCGGGGGGTGCGGTGGCCCTATCACCGGATAG
- the LOC118421556 gene encoding pancreatic triacylglycerol lipase-like isoform X4 yields the protein MRIFKKCGFSSNMEHFLCAFLVLVGVVVAANAQQVCYDGLGCFSRGGDFPDALPQSPGEINTQFLLYTRNNPATEQSIMYDDSSSVVNSYFDSSKKIKILIHGYMDDKTEEWLILAREAILAREDVNVIVVDWGGGANSINYIQVAANTRVVGAQIARLITYLMQLTFVSESSVHLIGHSLGAHISGYAGERLQPRPARITALDAAEPGFQGMPTHVRLDPSDAMFVDAIHTDGESILALGFGMSQAVGHLDFYPNGGSEQPGCEQSILDFIISEGLIDGSKYFVTCNHKRASRLFIESISSNCPWLGYPCSDWEAFQAGRCLSCGAAGCHRMGYEADKNTLSAGAQNVKLYFTTEGESPYCHREEHRVSLTMSAGADSREVQEMYVTLHGTGGSSQQVMVVEDDKDFEPGQTYVFMVGSFMT from the exons CCCAGCAGGTGTGTTATGACGGCCTGGGTTGTTTCTCGCGCGGAGGGGACTTCCCTGACGCCCTGCCCCAGTCTCCCGGCGAGATCAACACACAGTTCCTGCTGTACACCCGCAACAACCCCGCCACCGAGCAGAGCATCATGTATGACGACTCCAGCAGTGTCGTCAACTCATACTTCGACAG CTCGAAGAAAATAAAGATCCTTATCCATGGCTACATGGACGACAAGACGGAGGAATGGCTGATCCTGGCGCGAGAGGCCATCCTGGCCAGAGAGGACGTTAACGTGATCGTGGTGGACTGGGGCGGTGGCGCCAACAGCATCAACTACATCCAGGTGGCGGCAAATACCCGCGTGGTGGGGGCACAGATCGCTAGACTCATCACATATCTCATG CAACTGACGTTCGTGTCGGAGTCGTCCGTCCATCTGATCGGGCACAGCCTGGGGGCGCACATCAGCGGGTACGCCGGGGAGAGACTGCAGCCCAGACCGGCCAGGATCACAG CCCTGGATGCGGCTGAGCCAGGTTTCCAGGGCATGCCGACACACGTGCGCCTGGACCCGTCAGACGCCATGTTTGTGGACGCCATACACACTGATGGAGAGAGTATTCTCGCATTAG GATTTGGAATGTCCCAGGCTGTCGGCCATCTTGACTTCTACCCAAACGGAGGCTCAGAACAGCCTGGATGTGAACAAAGCATCCTGGACTTCATCATATCGGAGGGCCTCATAGACG GCAGCAAGTATTTCGTCACCTGCAACCACAAGAGAGCTTCCCGGCTGTTTATCGAGTCCATCAGCTCGAACTGCCCGTGGCTAGGCTACCCGTGCTCGGACTGGGAGGCGTTCCAGGCCGGCAGGTGCCTGTCGTGCGGTGCGGCGGGGTGCCACAGGATGGGGTACGAGGCTGACAAGAACACCCTGTCGGCAGGGGCGCAAAACGTCAAGCTGTATTTTACAACAGAGGGGGAGTCTCCGTACTGCC ACCGTGAGGAACACCGGGTGAGCCTGACCATGTCGGCGGGAGCAGACTCCAGGGAGGTGCAGGAGATGTACGTCACCCTGCACGGGACTGGCGGGTCTTCCCAGCAGGTCATGGTTGTCGA AGACGACAAAGACTTTGAGCCAGGCCAGACGTACGTGTTTATGGTGGGGAGTTTTATGACGTAG
- the LOC118421556 gene encoding pancreatic triacylglycerol lipase-like isoform X3, with protein MRIFKKCGFSSNMEHFLCAFLVLVGVVVAANAQQVCYDGLGCFSRGGDFPDALPQSPGEINTQFLLYTRNNPATEQSIMYDDSSSVVNSYFDSSKKIKILIHGYMDDKTEEWLILAREAILAREDVNVIVVDWGGGANSINYIQVAANTRVVGAQIARLITYLMQLTFVSESSVHLIGHSLGAHISGYAGERLQPRPARITALDAAEPGFQGMPTHVRLDPSDAMFVDAIHTDGESILALGFGMSQAVGHLDFYPNGGSEQPGCEQSILDFIISEGLIDGSKYFVTCNHKRASRLFIESISSNCPWLGYPCSDWEAFQAGRCLSCGAAGCHRMGYEADKNTLSAGAQNVKLYFTTEGESPYCHREEHRVSLTMSAGADSREVQEMYVTLHGTGGSSQQVMVVEDDKDFEPGQTYVVMLVSFVTQHSN; from the exons CCCAGCAGGTGTGTTATGACGGCCTGGGTTGTTTCTCGCGCGGAGGGGACTTCCCTGACGCCCTGCCCCAGTCTCCCGGCGAGATCAACACACAGTTCCTGCTGTACACCCGCAACAACCCCGCCACCGAGCAGAGCATCATGTATGACGACTCCAGCAGTGTCGTCAACTCATACTTCGACAG CTCGAAGAAAATAAAGATCCTTATCCATGGCTACATGGACGACAAGACGGAGGAATGGCTGATCCTGGCGCGAGAGGCCATCCTGGCCAGAGAGGACGTTAACGTGATCGTGGTGGACTGGGGCGGTGGCGCCAACAGCATCAACTACATCCAGGTGGCGGCAAATACCCGCGTGGTGGGGGCACAGATCGCTAGACTCATCACATATCTCATG CAACTGACGTTCGTGTCGGAGTCGTCCGTCCATCTGATCGGGCACAGCCTGGGGGCGCACATCAGCGGGTACGCCGGGGAGAGACTGCAGCCCAGACCGGCCAGGATCACAG CCCTGGATGCGGCTGAGCCAGGTTTCCAGGGCATGCCGACACACGTGCGCCTGGACCCGTCAGACGCCATGTTTGTGGACGCCATACACACTGATGGAGAGAGTATTCTCGCATTAG GATTTGGAATGTCCCAGGCTGTCGGCCATCTTGACTTCTACCCAAACGGAGGCTCAGAACAGCCTGGATGTGAACAAAGCATCCTGGACTTCATCATATCGGAGGGCCTCATAGACG GCAGCAAGTATTTCGTCACCTGCAACCACAAGAGAGCTTCCCGGCTGTTTATCGAGTCCATCAGCTCGAACTGCCCGTGGCTAGGCTACCCGTGCTCGGACTGGGAGGCGTTCCAGGCCGGCAGGTGCCTGTCGTGCGGTGCGGCGGGGTGCCACAGGATGGGGTACGAGGCTGACAAGAACACCCTGTCGGCAGGGGCGCAAAACGTCAAGCTGTATTTTACAACAGAGGGGGAGTCTCCGTACTGCC ACCGTGAGGAACACCGGGTGAGCCTGACCATGTCGGCGGGAGCAGACTCCAGGGAGGTGCAGGAGATGTACGTCACCCTGCACGGGACTGGCGGGTCTTCCCAGCAGGTCATGGTTGTCGA AGACGACAAAGACTTTGAGCCAGGTCAGACGTACGTGGTAATGTTGGTGAGTTTCGTGACGCAGCACAGTAACTAA
- the LOC118421556 gene encoding pancreatic triacylglycerol lipase-like isoform X5 produces the protein MKQGTVNFLVIFLGLFRRANQPWKAQQVCYDGLGCFSRGGDFPDALPQSPGEINTQFLLYTRNNPATEQSIMYDDSSSVVNSYFDSSKKIKILIHGYMDDKTEEWLILAREAILAREDVNVIVVDWGGGANSINYIQVAANTRVVGAQIARLITYLMQLTFVSESSVHLIGHSLGAHISGYAGERLQPRPARITALDAAEPGFQGMPTHVRLDPSDAMFVDAIHTDGESILALGFGMSQAVGHLDFYPNGGSEQPGCEQSILDFIISEGLIDGSKYFVTCNHKRASRLFIESISSNCPWLGYPCSDWEAFQAGRCLSCGAAGCHRMGYEADKNTLSAGAQNVKLYFTTEGESPYCHREEHRVSLTMSAGADSREVQEMYVTLHGTGGSSQQVMVVEDDKDFEPGQTYVFMVGTAEDLGTVTSVDIQWEEDDDWYNPFTWFNSPTLVLDRLTVDTAGLNTFSTATFCSSPNGLAEGQTISLHVGGCGGPITG, from the exons CCCAGCAGGTGTGTTATGACGGCCTGGGTTGTTTCTCGCGCGGAGGGGACTTCCCTGACGCCCTGCCCCAGTCTCCCGGCGAGATCAACACACAGTTCCTGCTGTACACCCGCAACAACCCCGCCACCGAGCAGAGCATCATGTATGACGACTCCAGCAGTGTCGTCAACTCATACTTCGACAG CTCGAAGAAAATAAAGATCCTTATCCATGGCTACATGGACGACAAGACGGAGGAATGGCTGATCCTGGCGCGAGAGGCCATCCTGGCCAGAGAGGACGTTAACGTGATCGTGGTGGACTGGGGCGGTGGCGCCAACAGCATCAACTACATCCAGGTGGCGGCAAATACCCGCGTGGTGGGGGCACAGATCGCTAGACTCATCACATATCTCATG CAACTGACGTTCGTGTCGGAGTCGTCCGTCCATCTGATCGGGCACAGCCTGGGGGCGCACATCAGCGGGTACGCCGGGGAGAGACTGCAGCCCAGACCGGCCAGGATCACAG CCCTGGATGCGGCTGAGCCAGGTTTCCAGGGCATGCCGACACACGTGCGCCTGGACCCGTCAGACGCCATGTTTGTGGACGCCATACACACTGATGGAGAGAGTATTCTCGCATTAG GATTTGGAATGTCCCAGGCTGTCGGCCATCTTGACTTCTACCCAAACGGAGGCTCAGAACAGCCTGGATGTGAACAAAGCATCCTGGACTTCATCATATCGGAGGGCCTCATAGACG GCAGCAAGTATTTCGTCACCTGCAACCACAAGAGAGCTTCCCGGCTGTTTATCGAGTCCATCAGCTCGAACTGCCCGTGGCTAGGCTACCCGTGCTCGGACTGGGAGGCGTTCCAGGCCGGCAGGTGCCTGTCGTGCGGTGCGGCGGGGTGCCACAGGATGGGGTACGAGGCTGACAAGAACACCCTGTCGGCAGGGGCGCAAAACGTCAAGCTGTATTTTACAACAGAGGGGGAGTCTCCGTACTGCC ACCGTGAGGAACACCGGGTGAGCCTGACCATGTCGGCGGGAGCAGACTCCAGGGAGGTGCAGGAGATGTACGTCACCCTGCACGGGACTGGCGGGTCTTCCCAGCAGGTCATGGTTGTCGA AGACGACAAAGACTTTGAGCCAGGCCAGACGTACGTGTTTATGGTGGGGACGGCTGAAGACCTGGGTACGGTGACTAGTGTGGACATTCAGTGGGAGGAGGATGACGACTGGTACAACCCCTTCACCTGGTTCAATTCCCCCACCCTGGTGCTGGACAGGCTCACGGTAGACACCGCCGGGCTTAACACCTTCAGCAC GGCCACGTTTTGTAGCAGTCCGAACGGCTTGGCGGAGGGTCAAACCATTTCCCTCCATGTCGGGGGGTGCGGTGGCCCTATCACCGGATAG